The Primulina huaijiensis isolate GDHJ02 chromosome 17, ASM1229523v2, whole genome shotgun sequence genome window below encodes:
- the LOC140963251 gene encoding uncharacterized protein, protein MRCKKHPADYSSAVGVCASCLRERLLAIMAAQAQAQLMQAQLQLGQDRVGERRKSDATHHPPSLAFPRSVSPYISRRKSDNDTAWQIQGHHDRRFYSTPQVGPTGSITVEIEKSRRSNGGRFFSLLSGLFKSKRGKTGTSVSGPISDPSVSGSVPGFSTRDPYTSSPYWLSAALPIRRKKKVNTFPIDVSVTGDRRRTCKNRGRGLSPAKFSDDEDDEHCRGGSSGYSSESSQGWRQTPRMTPASTRGGGGRPAPNKNLSGLTFCLSPLVRASPNRHRGQKGVPPDLVTAGALGGDARAPPKANLSTASSFCKNRSRKLADFGRYHSNY, encoded by the coding sequence ATGAGGTGCAAGAAGCATCCGGCGGACTACAGCAGCGCCGTCGGCGTTTGCGCCTCCTGCCTGCGGGAGCGCCTACTCGCAATCATGGCTGCGCAAGCTCAGGCCCAATTAATGCAAGCCCAATTGCAGCTGGGACAAGATCGAGTAGGCGAGCGCCGAAAATCCGATGCCACCCATCATCCGCCGTCGCTTGCCTTTCCTCGTTCTGTTTCTCCTTACATATCACGCCGGAAGTCGGATAACGACACCGCATGGCAGATACAAGGTCACCACGACCGACGTTTCTACAGCACTCCGCAGGTGGGGCCCACCGGATCTATAACCGTTGAAATCGAGAAGAGCAGAAGGAGTAACGGAGGGAGATTTTTTTCGCTTCTCTCTGGACTCTTCAAATCTAAGCGAGGGAAAACGGGTACGAGTGTGTCGGGTCCGATTTCAGATCCAAGTGTATCGGGTTCGGTTCCCGGTTTCAGCACTCGCGATCCCTATACTTCTTCTCCATATTGGTTATCCGCCGCTCTTCCAATTCGACGGAAAAAGAAGGTCAACACGTTCCCTATCGACGTAAGCGTGACCGGAGATCGTCGGAGGACCTGCAAAAATCGCGGCCGCGGATTGTCTCCGGCTAAATTCTCCGACGACGAAGACGACGAGCATTGCCGAGGTGGATCGAGTGGATACTCTTCTGAATCCTCCCAAGGGTGGAGGCAGACACCGAGGATGACCCCAGCTTCGACGCGGGGCGGCGGAGGGAGGCCGGCTCCCAACAAAAACTTGTCGGGCTTGACGTTTTGCTTGAGTCCTTTAGTGCGGGCCAGCCCGAACAGGCACCGGGGTCAGAAGGGCGTTCCACCGGATCTGGTCACAGCGGGAGCACTGGGAGGTGACGCTAGAGCTCCGCCGAAAGCAAACCTCTCCACGGCGTCGTCGTTTTGCAAAAACCGGTCCCGGAAGCTTGCCGATTTCGGGAGGTACCATTCCAACTACTGA